A single region of the Lactobacillus isalae genome encodes:
- a CDS encoding MDR family MFS transporter yields the protein MDKQPTDIHGKAYNRNLLVLVLIIGSFCTVLNGTLLATALPSIMRSFHISTATAEWLSTAFLLVNGVMIPISAWLINRFGSRKMYLTAMSVFFIGTVTAAIAPNFGTLLTGRIIQGLGVGVTMPLLQTIMLSIFPANKRGAAMGTVGIVIGLAPAIGPTLSGWIVDNLSWRYLFSIIAPIAGVVIILAFFLIKDVLPTKKEKIDIWSVTSSTVGFGSLLYGFSEAGNKGWTNPEILGFIGVGIVFVILFGIRQLKMEDPFLDITVFKHFEFSLAAALSGITNLAMVGIEMVLPLYIQNLRGVSAFHSGLMLLPGALMIGIMSPITGRLFDKYGARKMAITGMTLLTLGTIPFVFLTEQSSYTMIIVLYAIRMVGVALVMMNVTTSGMNSLPLDKISHGTAVNNTFRQVLSSIGTAILVSILTTTTNNHMPAKELLHTLPLQYKNQAINATLDGFHASFAMSIVFALVALVLAFFLKKGNRARENQEEVNG from the coding sequence ATGGATAAACAACCAACCGATATTCACGGAAAAGCCTATAATCGAAACTTGCTTGTTTTAGTATTGATCATTGGTTCTTTCTGTACAGTTTTAAACGGAACCTTACTTGCAACGGCTCTTCCTTCAATTATGCGTTCCTTTCATATCAGCACTGCAACTGCTGAATGGCTTTCAACTGCATTTTTGTTAGTTAATGGAGTTATGATCCCGATCTCAGCTTGGTTAATTAATCGCTTTGGCTCAAGAAAAATGTATTTGACAGCGATGTCAGTTTTCTTCATTGGAACTGTAACAGCTGCAATTGCTCCAAATTTTGGAACTTTACTAACTGGAAGAATTATTCAAGGACTCGGCGTTGGCGTTACGATGCCACTTCTTCAAACTATTATGCTCTCCATCTTTCCAGCTAATAAGCGTGGTGCTGCTATGGGAACAGTTGGTATCGTTATTGGCCTAGCACCAGCTATTGGACCAACTTTGTCAGGTTGGATTGTTGATAACCTTTCTTGGCGTTACCTATTCAGCATTATTGCTCCAATTGCCGGCGTCGTTATCATCTTAGCTTTCTTCTTAATTAAAGATGTTCTGCCAACTAAGAAAGAAAAAATTGATATCTGGTCAGTAACAAGTTCTACTGTTGGTTTTGGTAGTTTACTTTACGGCTTTTCAGAAGCTGGTAATAAGGGATGGACTAATCCAGAAATTTTAGGATTTATCGGTGTCGGGATTGTATTCGTTATTCTTTTTGGAATTCGTCAATTAAAGATGGAAGATCCCTTCTTAGATATTACTGTCTTTAAACACTTTGAATTTTCTTTAGCTGCTGCTCTAAGTGGAATCACTAACCTAGCAATGGTCGGAATTGAAATGGTGCTTCCATTATATATTCAAAATTTGCGTGGCGTTTCAGCCTTTCACTCAGGTTTAATGTTATTACCTGGTGCCTTAATGATTGGAATTATGTCTCCTATCACTGGACGTTTATTTGATAAATATGGCGCCCGTAAAATGGCGATTACTGGTATGACACTCTTAACGCTAGGTACTATTCCATTTGTATTTTTAACTGAACAAAGTTCATATACTATGATTATCGTTCTTTATGCTATTCGAATGGTCGGAGTAGCTTTAGTAATGATGAATGTAACTACATCCGGGATGAACTCTTTGCCGCTAGACAAAATTTCACACGGAACAGCCGTTAACAATACTTTTAGACAGGTTCTAAGTTCAATTGGTACTGCTATTTTAGTTTCAATTTTAACCACTACAACCAACAACCATATGCCGGCAAAAGAACTACTTCATACCCTTCCACTTCAATATAAAAATCAAGCAATCAATGCAACTTTAGATGGATTCCACGCTTCATTTGCAATGAGCATTGTCTTTGCTTTAGTTGCTCTAGTGCTTGCTTTCTTCTTAAAGAAGGGCAACCGTGCACGTGAGAATCAAGAAGAGGTGAATGGCTAA
- a CDS encoding MerR family transcriptional regulator encodes MESKKILHNVFQNIEVGIGEVSNVVGVSQRQLRYWEEKGYIKPVSDNNSGVRRYNLSTLYLIVFIKEQLDKGFTLAAAFESSKNISVKSKIVRTFFEHTFNDVKITNPDKGYGEIDLGELRTDDDKMYHFKGVVDERGRYVKIDDKKGSIE; translated from the coding sequence ATGGAATCAAAAAAGATACTTCATAACGTTTTTCAAAATATTGAAGTAGGAATTGGCGAAGTTAGCAACGTAGTTGGTGTGTCTCAAAGACAATTACGCTATTGGGAAGAAAAAGGCTATATTAAGCCCGTTTCTGATAATAATAGTGGTGTCAGAAGATATAATTTATCAACGCTTTACTTAATTGTTTTTATTAAAGAACAACTTGATAAGGGATTTACATTAGCAGCAGCTTTTGAGAGTTCAAAAAATATTAGCGTAAAGAGTAAAATTGTACGCACTTTTTTTGAACATACTTTTAATGATGTAAAAATTACCAATCCTGATAAGGGATATGGTGAAATTGACCTAGGTGAATTACGGACTGACGATGATAAAATGTATCATTTCAAGGGTGTTGTTGATGAGCGTGGTCGATATGTAAAAATTGATGATAAAAAAGGAAGCATCGAATAA
- a CDS encoding oligopeptide ABC transporter substrate-binding protein yields the protein MKMSKSKLLYVALASSLTILSTACGAKKTDSSNQAIKFAQTVPKKQIKKGGTLTYALENDSPFTGIFSAEIADTTPDSEAAAPGDEPLFDINDQYQITNKGAASLTLNHNNNTAKIKVKKKVRWSDGKPVVAKDLEYAYEILANPKVHTTQYTSTLEDIKGMAEYHSGKAKNISGIEMPDGPNGKTLVLHFKELNPAMLNTANGFYWEHAAPYHYLKKVPFDKLVSSDQIRKHPLYFGPYKMDKTVQGQSTSWSRNPYYWRGKPNFEHIYMSNITSSNVSQAIKSKKFDVAGVLSSQWEQVKNTKDVNFVGKKTSNYDYLAFKVGKWDAKLGKNVENPHAKMNNPALRKAMAYAMNIDVINKRFYHGLNYRINSLIPSQFTPYYDKNIPTYSYNLNKANALLDKAGYKKAPGALYRRQPNGKPLVINLAVRGSNENSEAIWRNYIQQWKKVGLNVKFLGGRPMEFNRWVDAVKSSDPKIDVLEGSWSAPGDPSPSIFYGEKMQYNFARFVSPTNTKLLDEIDSAKAFNKQYRVQKFHEWQRWMYKKAYVIPTSSAYSVAAVNSKVTGWSLRPSVNVWYEAGFSK from the coding sequence ATGAAAATGTCAAAATCCAAACTGCTGTATGTAGCTCTCGCAAGTTCACTCACCATTTTGTCGACAGCTTGCGGGGCCAAGAAAACTGATTCGAGTAATCAGGCGATTAAGTTTGCTCAAACCGTTCCCAAAAAACAAATTAAAAAAGGCGGAACTTTGACGTATGCTTTGGAAAACGACTCACCGTTTACCGGAATTTTTTCTGCAGAAATTGCAGATACTACTCCTGATTCCGAAGCTGCTGCACCCGGGGATGAACCATTATTTGATATTAATGATCAGTATCAAATCACTAATAAAGGAGCTGCGAGTCTAACTTTAAACCATAATAACAATACTGCTAAAATCAAAGTTAAAAAGAAAGTTCGCTGGTCAGATGGGAAACCGGTAGTTGCTAAAGATTTAGAGTACGCTTACGAAATTTTAGCTAACCCTAAAGTACATACTACCCAATATACTTCTACACTTGAAGATATTAAAGGAATGGCTGAGTATCATTCAGGAAAAGCCAAAAATATTTCAGGCATCGAAATGCCGGATGGTCCTAACGGAAAAACTTTAGTGCTTCATTTTAAAGAATTAAACCCAGCTATGCTAAACACAGCTAATGGATTTTATTGGGAACATGCCGCTCCTTATCATTACTTGAAGAAGGTACCTTTCGACAAACTAGTTTCTAGTGACCAAATTAGGAAGCATCCGCTCTACTTTGGCCCTTACAAAATGGACAAAACTGTTCAAGGCCAATCAACTAGCTGGTCAAGAAATCCATATTACTGGCGTGGAAAACCAAATTTTGAGCATATCTATATGTCAAATATTACTAGTTCTAACGTATCACAAGCAATCAAAAGTAAAAAATTTGATGTTGCTGGAGTTTTAAGTTCTCAATGGGAACAAGTAAAAAATACAAAAGATGTTAATTTCGTTGGTAAAAAGACATCTAACTATGACTACCTAGCTTTCAAAGTTGGTAAATGGGATGCAAAACTAGGTAAAAATGTAGAAAATCCACATGCGAAGATGAATAATCCCGCTTTAAGAAAAGCTATGGCATATGCTATGAACATTGATGTTATCAATAAGCGTTTCTATCACGGATTAAATTACAGAATTAATTCTTTAATTCCTTCACAATTTACCCCTTATTACGACAAAAACATTCCAACTTATTCATATAATTTGAATAAAGCAAACGCGCTACTAGACAAAGCTGGTTACAAAAAAGCACCTGGTGCACTCTATAGAAGACAACCCAATGGTAAGCCACTAGTAATTAACTTAGCAGTTCGCGGATCTAATGAAAATAGTGAAGCTATCTGGCGTAATTATATCCAACAATGGAAAAAAGTTGGTCTAAATGTAAAATTTCTTGGTGGTCGTCCAATGGAATTCAATCGCTGGGTGGATGCTGTTAAATCAAGCGATCCTAAAATTGATGTACTAGAAGGGAGTTGGAGTGCTCCGGGAGATCCTTCTCCAAGTATTTTTTATGGCGAAAAAATGCAATATAATTTTGCTCGGTTTGTTTCTCCAACTAACACTAAGTTATTAGATGAAATTGATTCTGCAAAAGCTTTTAATAAACAATATCGAGTTCAAAAATTCCATGAATGGCAAAGATGGATGTATAAAAAAGCTTACGTAATTCCAACTAGCAGTGCTTACTCTGTAGCTGCTGTTAACAGTAAAGTAACTGGATGGTCATTGAGACCTTCGGTTAATGTTTGGTATGAGGCTGGCTTTAGCAAATAA
- a CDS encoding pyridoxamine 5'-phosphate oxidase family protein yields the protein MKKLDTNKLTDKQADLFKNNLVYIATVDENGNPQVGPKGSMTVLDPSHMQYLEKTKGAAFENIKNGSKVALVAADVPSHTAVQVLATPHVHEDDEYAKKIVSGTDTPNAYVVVLDIDEIFE from the coding sequence ATGAAAAAATTAGATACAAATAAATTAACTGACAAGCAAGCAGATCTTTTTAAGAATAATTTAGTTTACATTGCTACTGTTGATGAAAACGGTAATCCACAAGTTGGTCCTAAAGGTTCAATGACTGTATTAGATCCAAGTCATATGCAATATCTTGAAAAAACAAAAGGCGCAGCTTTTGAAAATATTAAAAATGGTTCTAAAGTAGCATTAGTTGCAGCAGATGTTCCTTCTCATACTGCCGTACAAGTTTTGGCTACTCCACATGTTCACGAAGATGACGAATATGCCAAGAAAATCGTTTCTGGAACCGATACTCCTAATGCATATGTAGTAGTATTAGATATTGACGAAATTTTTGAATAA
- a CDS encoding C1 family peptidase has translation MGALSEQELAAFSADFNKDNKNKVASRAARQNGLFEASFNDDVSKRLNHTFSTELDIGGVTDQKHSGRCWEFATLNVLRHHFGKKYHVKDFTFSQAYNFFWDKIERANAFYDSMIRLADKSIDDREVETWLNFAGQDGGLWQMAINLVKKYGVVPSYAMPENATSNNTTALIDSLARKERKDALVLRKLVQEGKLEEAEKAKKEFLNEVYRMAAVALGEPPKKFDLEYRDDDKKYHLEKDLTPRQFAEKYLKDFNWDDYVVLLNSPNYDYNKRYHQGLYDNVAGGQPITGLNVPIEVLARAAAAQLKDGKAVIFGNDVLKQMERKTGFLDTELYKTDDLFDVDTQMSKADRLATGEGSATHDMTLVGVDEDNGEIRKWKVENSWGDKYGHKGFYEMSQKWFEEYVYDVVVDKKYLPEDIVKLWEEPAIDLKPWAHIGL, from the coding sequence ATGGGTGCTTTATCAGAACAAGAACTAGCAGCTTTCTCTGCAGATTTTAATAAAGACAATAAAAATAAAGTAGCATCTCGCGCTGCTCGTCAAAATGGATTATTTGAAGCTTCATTTAATGATGATGTTTCAAAGCGGTTAAATCATACATTTTCAACCGAACTTGATATTGGTGGGGTAACTGACCAAAAACATTCTGGTCGCTGCTGGGAATTTGCAACATTAAATGTTTTACGTCATCATTTTGGTAAGAAATATCACGTTAAAGATTTTACTTTCTCACAAGCATATAACTTCTTTTGGGATAAAATTGAAAGAGCAAATGCCTTTTATGATAGCATGATTCGTTTGGCAGATAAGTCAATTGATGATCGTGAAGTTGAGACTTGGCTTAATTTTGCAGGTCAAGACGGTGGTCTATGGCAAATGGCAATTAATTTGGTTAAAAAATATGGAGTGGTTCCTTCATATGCAATGCCAGAGAATGCTACATCAAACAACACCACTGCATTAATTGATTCTTTGGCTCGTAAGGAAAGAAAAGATGCGTTAGTATTACGTAAGTTAGTTCAAGAAGGTAAGCTCGAAGAAGCAGAAAAGGCTAAGAAAGAGTTTTTAAATGAAGTTTACCGAATGGCTGCAGTAGCTTTGGGTGAGCCACCTAAGAAGTTTGATTTAGAATATCGAGATGATGATAAAAAATATCATTTAGAAAAAGATCTCACTCCACGCCAATTTGCCGAAAAGTATCTGAAAGATTTTAATTGGGATGATTATGTTGTTTTGTTAAACTCACCTAACTATGATTACAACAAACGTTATCACCAAGGTTTATATGATAACGTTGCTGGCGGTCAACCAATTACGGGCTTGAATGTACCAATTGAAGTTTTAGCAAGAGCAGCTGCAGCACAATTAAAGGATGGCAAAGCAGTTATTTTTGGAAACGATGTTTTAAAGCAGATGGAGCGTAAAACTGGTTTCCTTGATACTGAGCTATATAAGACTGATGATCTGTTTGACGTTGATACGCAAATGAGTAAGGCTGATCGGTTAGCTACTGGTGAAGGCTCTGCAACACACGATATGACCTTAGTCGGTGTTGATGAAGACAATGGTGAGATTCGCAAGTGGAAGGTTGAAAATTCTTGGGGCGATAAATATGGTCATAAGGGTTTCTACGAAATGAGCCAGAAGTGGTTTGAAGAATATGTTTACGACGTAGTTGTTGATAAGAAATACTTACCTGAAGACATAGTTAAACTCTGGGAAGAGCCAGCTATTGATTTGAAACCTTGGGCACATATTGGCTTATAA
- a CDS encoding TetR/AcrR family transcriptional regulator, protein MDIRINSTVEQIHYGLFETMENIPFRKITNRDIINNSHVSSRTFYRYFKDKNELLEKVEDGLISDLIKLLKKDRKLLEKETKENKVISSEANSYYHTLTYCAKKRREILLLLSQNGDIGFLIKIKNLGRKELEKRFKLTNRQLTNQFYLDNAVDKNLNVVINWLIYYDNLSKNSISKLLCESYSEFF, encoded by the coding sequence ATGGATATAAGAATCAATAGTACTGTAGAGCAAATTCATTATGGATTATTTGAAACAATGGAAAACATTCCTTTTAGAAAAATTACTAATCGAGATATAATTAATAATTCACACGTTAGTTCTAGAACGTTCTATCGCTACTTTAAAGATAAAAATGAATTATTAGAAAAAGTTGAAGATGGACTTATTTCGGACCTTATAAAGTTGTTAAAAAAAGATCGTAAGCTACTAGAAAAAGAGACTAAAGAAAATAAAGTTATCTCATCTGAGGCTAATAGTTATTATCATACTTTGACTTATTGTGCTAAAAAGCGAAGAGAAATCCTACTTCTTCTTTCTCAAAATGGAGATATCGGTTTTCTAATTAAAATTAAAAATTTAGGTAGAAAAGAACTTGAAAAAAGATTTAAATTAACAAATCGACAATTAACCAATCAATTTTATTTGGATAATGCAGTTGATAAAAATCTAAATGTCGTTATTAACTGGCTTATTTATTATGACAATCTTTCAAAAAATAGTATTAGCAAACTGTTATGTGAATCTTATTCAGAATTTTTTTAG
- a CDS encoding sortase yields MKKFIYRLLIIGLFFIGIDFFSPILESWIIDFYQPEISNVDNMQNNNDWNSVRCISLLSLIKQFFKNDLKYQAVLTVPSLKIDIPVAENTNDAVYQFGAGMLVKRKIDSNSNIIVGAHNLGPFSNALFSPLANNYLIERKVFITNFKLVKEYQIESVSIIFPNQVNLVVNSKKNWLTMLTCTNDNKKRVLVRARLIKTYKFSQLKKSIRDSFYRKKFKFEK; encoded by the coding sequence ATGAAAAAATTTATATATCGACTGTTAATAATTGGATTGTTTTTTATTGGGATAGATTTTTTTAGTCCGATTTTAGAAAGTTGGATCATTGATTTTTACCAACCTGAAATCAGTAATGTAGATAACATGCAGAATAATAATGATTGGAATTCAGTTAGATGCATAAGCTTGTTATCTTTAATAAAACAATTTTTTAAAAATGATCTTAAATATCAGGCAGTCCTTACTGTTCCTAGTTTAAAGATTGATATTCCCGTAGCAGAAAATACTAATGATGCTGTATATCAATTTGGAGCAGGGATGTTAGTGAAAAGAAAAATAGATAGTAATTCAAATATTATTGTTGGAGCACATAATTTAGGTCCATTTAGTAATGCATTATTTTCACCACTTGCAAACAATTATCTTATCGAAAGAAAAGTATTTATTACCAATTTTAAGCTAGTAAAAGAATACCAAATAGAGTCTGTTAGCATTATTTTTCCAAATCAAGTTAATTTAGTAGTTAATTCTAAGAAAAATTGGTTAACTATGTTGACTTGTACCAATGACAATAAAAAACGCGTACTTGTTAGAGCTCGGCTAATAAAAACGTATAAATTTTCGCAGTTGAAAAAATCAATAAGAGATAGTTTTTACAGAAAAAAATTTAAATTTGAAAAATAG
- a CDS encoding ABC transporter ATP-binding protein translates to MLIETFNLTKKYGKKLALNKANLQIDRGQLVAYLGTNGAGKSTTINILTGLLTPTSGTITYAPNLKIGIVFQNSVLDNVLTVKDNLYLRAHMYHNVSKKWLETLIELIGIKNFLNQKYGTLSGGQRRRVDIARALIDHPDILFLDEPTTGLDLQTRIVIWNLLQKLQKEQGLTIFLTTHYLEEAENADQMYILENGNVLANGSAKEIKEKYAPNKLKLILKRDQKIKTDYKPFRTKGDQVEIDGLDSQQVIELLKGNESKIISFEYQKGSIDDAFIKVAGKELQ, encoded by the coding sequence ATGTTGATTGAAACTTTTAATTTAACTAAGAAATATGGCAAAAAGTTAGCCCTAAATAAGGCAAACTTACAAATTGATCGGGGACAGTTAGTAGCTTATTTAGGTACTAATGGTGCAGGTAAATCAACTACTATTAATATTTTGACAGGTCTACTTACGCCAACCAGTGGCACAATTACTTATGCTCCAAATTTAAAAATTGGTATTGTATTTCAAAATAGTGTTTTAGATAATGTTTTGACTGTTAAAGATAATTTATATTTGAGGGCACACATGTATCACAACGTTTCTAAAAAGTGGCTTGAAACTCTAATTGAGTTAATTGGGATCAAAAATTTTTTAAATCAAAAATATGGTACCTTGTCTGGCGGTCAAAGACGAAGAGTTGATATTGCTAGAGCATTAATTGATCATCCAGATATTTTATTTTTAGATGAGCCGACAACTGGGCTAGATTTACAAACAAGAATCGTAATTTGGAATTTACTGCAAAAATTGCAGAAAGAACAGGGGTTAACGATTTTTCTAACTACTCATTATTTAGAAGAAGCTGAAAATGCGGATCAAATGTATATTTTAGAAAATGGAAATGTTCTAGCTAATGGATCAGCAAAAGAAATTAAAGAAAAATATGCTCCAAACAAATTAAAACTAATCCTAAAAAGAGATCAAAAAATCAAAACAGATTATAAACCTTTTCGTACTAAGGGAGATCAAGTTGAGATAGATGGGTTAGATAGTCAACAGGTAATTGAGTTGTTAAAAGGTAATGAATCAAAGATTATTTCATTTGAATACCAAAAAGGATCAATTGATGATGCTTTTATTAAAGTTGCAGGAAAGGAATTGCAATAA
- a CDS encoding ABC transporter permease → MIALIKRNIKIYFANKPGVVMSCFGALISFIIYIGFLQQNLVSSWRYVNHAKQLLDLWMLGGIVSIAGITTSFQALGQMVNDRENRAIDDMKLTALTPISESMAYVVSATIVSFLMQIVTFIVMAVYFSVVDQVKIATSAYLPSLGFMLLGAVCATLLNLVIVLFINSSTTFSRLSAVIGAAAGFMVATYMPYGTLSKTAQNIVKLFPSSYEAASFRSLLLNKISQQDVPARMRQALIEYLGIHFKLGSHQLNNWDNALMIIVMSAVLGIVVSFLALILGRKKK, encoded by the coding sequence ATGATTGCCTTAATTAAAAGAAATATCAAAATCTATTTTGCCAATAAGCCGGGAGTAGTCATGTCATGCTTTGGGGCTTTAATCTCATTTATAATTTATATTGGATTTTTACAACAAAATCTTGTTAGTTCCTGGAGATATGTAAATCATGCAAAACAGCTATTAGATTTATGGATGTTAGGTGGGATTGTTTCAATAGCGGGAATTACTACTTCATTTCAAGCTCTTGGTCAAATGGTCAATGATAGAGAGAATCGGGCAATAGATGATATGAAATTAACTGCCTTAACTCCAATTAGTGAGAGTATGGCTTATGTAGTATCAGCTACTATAGTGAGTTTTTTGATGCAGATCGTTACGTTTATCGTCATGGCGGTTTATTTCTCAGTAGTAGATCAGGTAAAAATTGCGACCAGTGCATATTTACCTAGTTTAGGATTTATGTTATTGGGGGCAGTCTGCGCAACCTTGTTGAACTTAGTAATTGTTTTATTTATTAATTCGTCAACTACTTTCAGCCGTTTATCTGCAGTAATTGGAGCAGCGGCTGGGTTTATGGTAGCTACTTATATGCCATATGGAACTTTATCAAAAACAGCTCAAAATATAGTAAAATTATTTCCAAGTAGTTATGAAGCAGCAAGCTTTAGAAGTTTACTTTTAAATAAAATAAGCCAGCAAGATGTTCCGGCTAGAATGCGTCAAGCGTTGATTGAATACTTAGGAATTCACTTTAAACTTGGTTCTCATCAATTGAATAATTGGGACAATGCTTTGATGATAATAGTTATGTCGGCTGTTTTAGGAATTGTAGTGAGTTTTTTAGCACTCATTTTGGGTAGAAAGAAGAAATAA
- a CDS encoding LytTR family DNA-binding domain-containing protein has protein sequence MIVEFEPNSNLKEDQIEVKVVSVEETQQVKKLIDYIKNFDKKVGSILPVKTEDRILTVKIDEIIKIEVEKIELTFYTTSAVIKTNGRLYQVLEKLNNDFVQVSKHGIINLNYLESLEAGFTGNMVARLDFKQKTDVSRKYLPELEKKLGL, from the coding sequence GTGATTGTAGAATTTGAGCCAAATTCTAATTTAAAAGAAGATCAAATTGAAGTTAAAGTAGTATCTGTCGAAGAGACGCAGCAAGTAAAGAAGCTAATAGATTATATTAAGAATTTCGATAAAAAGGTAGGTTCTATTTTGCCTGTTAAAACGGAAGATAGAATTTTAACTGTAAAAATTGATGAGATCATTAAAATTGAAGTTGAAAAAATTGAATTAACTTTTTATACAACAAGTGCAGTTATTAAGACTAATGGGCGCTTGTATCAAGTTTTAGAAAAACTAAATAATGATTTTGTACAAGTTTCTAAGCATGGAATTATTAATTTGAATTATCTTGAATCGCTTGAAGCGGGATTCACTGGTAACATGGTTGCAAGATTAGACTTTAAGCAAAAAACTGATGTATCAAGAAAATACTTACCTGAATTAGAAAAGAAATTAGGATTATAA
- a CDS encoding DUF3021 domain-containing protein: MKIWQKILDYFVTGIGFGAITYLFILGIVSNNVGDIDVPLKSVLIVFICSGLIGELSFLFQADLSYLLALVFHLIGTFSLFSIMMILNHWIINWQTLLIFILVYIVIWIIIRLTQQRDIRKINQQIKKRSRR; this comes from the coding sequence ATGAAAATTTGGCAAAAAATTTTAGATTATTTTGTAACTGGAATAGGATTTGGCGCAATTACGTATTTATTTATTCTTGGGATAGTCTCAAATAATGTTGGAGATATTGATGTTCCTTTAAAAAGTGTTTTAATTGTTTTTATTTGTAGTGGTCTGATTGGAGAATTAAGTTTTTTGTTTCAGGCTGATTTATCTTATTTACTTGCTTTAGTTTTTCATTTAATTGGAACATTCAGTTTATTTTCAATAATGATGATACTTAATCATTGGATTATTAACTGGCAAACTTTGCTTATTTTCATTCTCGTATATATTGTAATTTGGATTATAATTCGTTTAACACAGCAAAGAGATATTAGAAAGATTAACCAACAGATAAAAAAGAGAAGTAGACGATAA
- a CDS encoding 6-phospho-beta-glucosidase, whose amino-acid sequence MRRTLNKNFLWGGAVAAHQLEGAYNEDGKGLSIADFMTLGNHDHPRKLTNTIETDQYYPNHLGNDFYHHYKEDIKLMAEMGFKAFRTSIAWTRVFPNGDEDKPNEEGLKFYDRVFDELLKYHIEPVITLSHFEMPINLVKKYGGWSNRKLIGFFTRFAHVCFERYHNKVKYWMTFNEINNQTNYESDISVYENSGIKFKPEDDKEKLMYQAAHYELVASAEAVQIGHAIDPSLKIGCMLAFCPIYPASSDPQDILFANRAMDTRLYFGDVHVNGKYPNWLKAYFENKHFNLDITDNDLKILTKGTVDYVGFSYYMSFAVKYPNHLNYQEYSDLIANPFIKTNDWGWPIDPVGLRYALNWMTTRWHKPLFIVENGFGAYDKLTSDHKIHDDYRIDYLRSHIKQMKLAVTEDGVDLIGYLPWGCIDLVSASTGEMKKRYGFIYVDEDDYGQGTLKRYKKDSFDWYKKVIDSNGENLD is encoded by the coding sequence ATGAGAAGAACACTTAATAAAAATTTTCTTTGGGGTGGTGCAGTAGCTGCTCATCAATTAGAAGGTGCATATAACGAAGATGGTAAAGGACTATCTATTGCCGACTTCATGACATTAGGCAACCATGACCATCCACGGAAGTTAACAAATACAATTGAAACTGATCAGTATTATCCTAATCATCTTGGTAATGATTTTTATCATCATTATAAAGAAGACATTAAATTGATGGCTGAAATGGGATTTAAAGCTTTTAGAACTTCAATTGCTTGGACACGAGTATTCCCTAACGGAGATGAAGATAAACCAAATGAAGAGGGGTTAAAATTTTATGATCGAGTATTTGACGAGCTACTCAAATATCATATTGAGCCGGTCATTACCTTGTCTCATTTTGAAATGCCAATTAATCTGGTCAAAAAATATGGCGGTTGGTCTAATCGAAAGTTAATAGGTTTCTTCACTCGCTTTGCCCATGTTTGTTTTGAACGATATCATAATAAAGTGAAATATTGGATGACATTTAACGAGATTAATAATCAAACAAACTATGAAAGTGATATCTCTGTCTATGAAAATTCAGGAATTAAATTTAAACCTGAAGACGATAAAGAAAAGCTTATGTACCAAGCGGCACATTATGAATTAGTTGCTAGTGCTGAAGCAGTCCAAATTGGTCACGCAATTGATCCGTCCTTGAAAATTGGCTGTATGTTAGCCTTTTGTCCTATTTATCCTGCATCTTCTGATCCTCAAGATATTCTCTTTGCTAATCGCGCAATGGATACTCGCTTGTATTTTGGAGATGTGCATGTAAATGGAAAATATCCTAACTGGTTAAAGGCATACTTTGAGAATAAACATTTTAATCTAGATATTACTGATAACGATTTAAAGATTTTAACAAAGGGGACAGTCGATTATGTCGGTTTTTCTTACTACATGTCATTTGCTGTTAAGTATCCAAATCATTTGAATTATCAGGAATATTCTGACTTAATAGCTAATCCGTTCATTAAAACAAACGATTGGGGTTGGCCAATAGATCCAGTAGGTTTACGTTACGCACTTAACTGGATGACAACCAGATGGCACAAACCACTCTTCATTGTTGAAAATGGTTTTGGTGCATATGATAAATTAACCTCAGACCATAAAATTCATGATGACTATCGCATAGATTATTTACGCTCTCATATTAAGCAAATGAAACTAGCGGTAACTGAAGATGGTGTGGATTTAATTGGTTATCTTCCATGGGGATGTATTGATTTAGTAAGCGCAAGTACCGGTGAAATGAAAAAACGATATGGTTTCATTTATGTCGACGAGGATGATTACGGTCAAGGCACACTTAAAAGATATAAAAAAGATTCATTTGATTGGTATAAGAAAGTTATTGATTCAAACGGTGAAAATTTAGATTAA